The nucleotide window GACATGACGGCCTGAATGCCGTGGCGCTGCAATAAATCCCGCAGCAAGCCACCCTCCAGATCGTCGCCCACGCAGGCATGCACAGCCACCTGCGCACCACAGGCCACCATATTGAAAGCTGCATTGACTGCGCCACCACCGGCGTACAGGCCAATATGGTCTACATCCTGCTTGGCCCCGAGCATGGGCTGAACGGTAGAAACAACAATGTCGACAATGGCAGCGCCAATCGTGGTGATATGCATGACAAGGCCCATGGGTAAGTGCGCTCCCCCATGGCTCGATTGCATCGCCATCGGGACGAACGAGGAATATAACAGGCCCAGTTCAGTGCCCGCCAAACGCATCAATTAAGTTACTTAAGGGTTAACCCTGATAGTACAATAGACGGCTGAAATCTTTTCTTCTCTTATGTCTCCCACTACGACTTCCCCACCAACCAAGGCCTCGCCCGGCATGGTTATTCTGGCGTTGGCGATTGGCGCTTTTGCCATCGGCACCACCGAATTCGCCACCATGAGCCTGCTGCCTTATTTTGCGCTTGACCTAGGCATCGATGCGCCTGCGGCGGGTCACGTCATCAGCGCCTATGCCCTGGGCGTGGTGGTGGGTGCGCCGCTGCTGACGGTGCTGGCGGCACGCATGGCCCGGCGCACCTTATTAATTACCCTGATGGGCATGTTTGCCCTGTTCAACGCCTTGTGCGCCTTCGCCCCCAATTATGAATCGCTGCTGATCCTGCGATTTCTCAGTGGGCTCCCACACGGGGCGTATTTTGGTATTGGCTCGCTGGTCGCCGTGTCCATGGTGCCCTACAGTCAGCGCAACCAGGCGGTGGGACGCATGTTTCTAGGCCTGACCATCGCAACCATCATTGGCGTGCCCTTCGCCAACTGGCTGGGCCATGTCCTGAGCTGGCGCTGAGGCTTTGGCTTGGTGGCGGCCTCCGGCCTGTTGACCATGGCCCTGATTGCCCGGCTGGCCCCCTATAGCCCTCCGGCTGCGGGGGCCAGTCCACTGCGCGAACTCAGCGCCCTGAAGCACTTGCAGGTCTGGCTGACTTTGGCCGTGGGGGCGATTGGCTTTGGCGGCCTGTTTGCGGTGTATACCTATCTGGCCGATATCCTGCTGCAGGTCACCCAAACGTCGCCCAATGTCGTGCCACTGGTGTTGGCCGTCTTTGGCCTGGGCCTGACCATTGGCAATATTCTGATCCCTTGGCTGGCAGACCGGGCGCTATTGCCCACTGCGGCGGGCCTGTTGCTATGGAGCGCCGCCATGTCGGCGCTGTTTCCGCTGACCGCCGGTCACGTCTGGTCGATTTCCTTGAATGTGTTCCTGATCGGCTTTGGCGGCGCCCTGGGCACCGTGCTGCAAACCCGGCTGATGGATGTGGCCCGCCATGCCCAGGGGCTGGCGGCCGCGCTGAACCATTCGGCGTTCAATTTTGCCAATGCGCTGGGGCCGCTATTGGGCGGCATGGCGATTGCCGGAGGCTATGGCTGGACATCCCCCGGCTGGGTCGGTGCCGGACTGGCCATGGGGGGATTCGTCATCCTGATGGTGTCGATGCTGGTCGACCGCATCCGGCCCCCCCAACCGGCCTGATCAAGGCTGGATCAGCGCATCCAGATCTGCGGCGCTGTGGCGTTCGCGCAGGCAGCCTTCGTTGGTGCGATTGACCAGCCTGCCGCGCTGGACTGCGGGGCGCCGGGCGATTTGATCGGCCCAGCGCAGGACATGCTGATAATCCTGCACAGACAGAAACTCTGCCGCGCTATACAGCTGCCCCAGCACCAGGCCGCCATACCAGGGCCAGATTGCCATGTCGGCAATCGTGTAGTCAGCGCCAGCCACATAAGCATGCTGCGCCAGACGCTGGTCCAGCACATCCAGCTGACGTTTGGTCTCCATGGCAAATCGATCAATGGCATATTCAATCTTATGGGGGGCATAGGCATAGAAATGCCCCAGGCCGCCACCGACATAAGGGGCGCTGCCCACCTGCCAAAACAGCCACGACAGGCATTCGGCCCGGGCGGCACCGTCGTTCGGCAGAAACACGCCGAACTTCTCGGCCAGATACAGCAAAATAGCCCCGGACTCAAACACCCGGACTGGTTCGGCTCCGCTACGGTCTACCAGCGCGGGGATTTTTGAATTGGGATTGATATCCACAAAGCCGCTGCCGAATTGGTC belongs to Castellaniella sp. and includes:
- the yghU gene encoding glutathione-dependent disulfide-bond oxidoreductase is translated as MSEQQPYTPPKVWVWEKPSGGRFASINRPVSGPTHDKVLPVGQHPMQLYSQGTPNGVKVTILLEELLAAGYVGADYDAWLIQIGEGDQFGSGFVDINPNSKIPALVDRSGAEPVRVFESGAILLYLAEKFGVFLPNDGAARAECLSWLFWQVGSAPYVGGGLGHFYAYAPHKIEYAIDRFAMETKRQLDVLDQRLAQHAYVAGADYTIADMAIWPWYGGLVLGQLYSAAEFLSVQDYQHVLRWADQIARRPAVQRGRLVNRTNEGCLRERHSAADLDALIQP